The Lycorma delicatula isolate Av1 chromosome 8, ASM4794821v1, whole genome shotgun sequence DNA segment CATTATCGTTAGTTGATAACTGTTTTGTGACTGTGTCCGATTCAGTAGTCTCTTTATTTACAGTAACAGGAACTGATGTAGACTCCTGATCTTGTCCAGAATCTTCTCGGCTTGTTGTTCTTGATCTATGTCTGGAGGCATGATGTTCTCTATCCTTATGTTTCCTTTTACTTTTAACTCTTTTCATTTTACCACTGCCTTCACAAATAAATAGCGACTCATTACCATTACCAGAAGACTCTTTAGTATCCGATTCCATCTGAACagtgttttgtataattttaattttaatactaggaACTTTTTTCTCAGATTCCTGTGAGACAGGAGTTGATATTGACCGCTTAGCATCACCCGCTTCCTTCTCCAACTGATTACCGGAACTATTTCTATGATCGAAATTAACTGCTTTTGGAACACTATCAGTACAGATTTCTTCAGAATATACAACTGGGTCTTCTTTGGGTTCAGATATGACTTCAATTTCTTGTGCAACTGCTGAAATATCCATTACCAAATGCGATATATTTGTTGTTTCTTTATCTTCACTGTCACTACTTCTGTTAAGAAAATCttcatctattattaatttaccacCGAATGCACTTCTGTTATCATCAAATGAAGCATCCAGAgagtcatcctcattcatttctTTTGTGTTCTTGCGCTTTATGTTCTCACAggtatcattaatataattataaccaatattcattaattttttagtcATATCATTTTGATGTTCCAAACTGCGACTAACGTTCTCTTCATAATTATTGTCTTTGTCACTAATTTCCTGCTCCAAGCGAAATACATTTCTCTTGTTCTCATTAAAAAAAGGTAGgattttattattagaagaaattgatgaagtatTTTCATAGTTTGAGCTTTTATTATCATCAATCTTATAACATTTACTACTGTTTTTATCATGTAACTGCAGAGTATATGGTTCAAGTCGTGTAAATAGTGCTTTATTTAAATTAGGTTGTTTTAAATCAAGATTATTATCAATAACCTTACTGGGTGATGTCAATGCAGATCTGTTAAAGttactatttctttttgtttcaatttcattTGAACTGTAATCATCAGTTGAAACTGTTAGTGATGTGTTCTTTACTGAATGATTATCATCACAGACACAAAGAAAAGAAGTAACGTTTTCAGTCATTCCTACTCCACTACAACTGCTAACAACTTCATTACAACTACTGGTATTACTTACTGAACTTggaacatttaacattttattttgctgCTGTAAATCAAGATTTATGGTAGATTCATGCTGACTCACAATGTCTGCAACAGCATTGTCATACATTGAAACATTATGTGAGGAAAGATCCTGTGAAAAATTTACAGAATCATTACGAGTAGTTTGGTCATTTATATTACTCAATTCTTTCACAATTTCACTGGTTGTTACATCAGATTGTTGACTGTGTAAGTCAAGCCTATCAACAGGTTCATTCTCATTATATTCATTAACAGCAACCGAATcattataaactgataaattattatctaaacaaTCTTCAGCTAACCTTGAAACTTCATTGGCACAACGTTCAAGTGATTTAGTTTCTGAATCACCATTATTTTTAGCTATTcttacattaataaattcattagacTGTTGTAGATGATGTTGCTGAGATAAATCCAGTCCAAAACTTGATTCAGACTGATCATCAGTACTGGCAATTGAACCTCTGCAGATAGAAACATTTCCTGTTGGATTTTCCGCTAGACTTAAAACATTATCATTGGTTTGATTTCCAATAccaaaattttctatattatcaTGAACTTTCAAATTGTCAAAATAAGATGGTTTTGATACAGTCATGCCAACACTAGTCAGAGAATCTGATGTACTCAGTTGTTTCCTTAGgagattattcataaaaatatcacTAGTATTGCAACTACTAATACTAGAATCGCTGAAGGTACTACCACTGCTGATGTTAGTACCAAACTGTTTACTTTTACAACCGAATATCTCTTTATTATCTGTTATGACTGGATTTTTTAATGTCACAAATACTTTATTTGAACCTAAGCTTTTCAGTCCATAAGGTGATAAAACTGTATTAGAAGATAtagaatttttatcaataataaaacaattattttttggtgttaataaaacatttgtcTTACTATTTTCCTTAGTGTTAATAATATTTGTGTTCTgaactaacatttttttcattttattatttataggaaGATTTGATTTCAGGTATGGTGaagatggtgatgatgatgatgctgtGACTGAACTGTTGCTTGATCGCTGAGGATTCATGACTGTAGTATGGATagtgtaagtttttttattatctaataaccTATCTCTTGTGAAGCAGGAAAATATATTACCATTACTACTTCTATGATTTTTATTCAGTGTATCTGTAGGCAAGTTATTATTTTCAACTTCATTAAGTGACAAAACAGCAttcattttttcacttaattcatCTTCATCGACTAATGAAGGCAATGATGCAGTATCAGTAGTCATACTTGAAGAGGCCATTCTATTAATACTGTTATAGTGATATAAAGATGAATGTTGTGGCACAAAACGCCTAGagacattttcattattttctgcttCTTCTTGTTTTATAATCACATTATCCGTCATTAAGACACTTTTCTCAGCAATATTAGGATTAATAACATTATAAGAATTAGTAATAtgattttcagtattattaacaACCTGGCTTTCACTGACTGTTATTTGTGGTCTATAATTAACAACAGAGTCCATTTCTTCTGCTTCAACTTTCACTCTGATACTTTCAATATTCCAGTTATTTTCTGCAACACTGTCACTATTTGTGGTAGAAACTGACATGTTTGGTTCATTATTTGTTCTCCTACTGATTATTTCACTATTGCATAAAACACTACTACTAGTCACTGCTGTTGTAGTTGTCATTGTCGTCGTCACCACTGCTGTGGGAGTTGTCGTAATGACAATATTAGAAATAGTTGAACTGGTGGTAATTGCTGCAGATGAAGGTACTGTACTGATACATCCGTTGCCAACTCCTCCACTATCTAATTCGTAgtgtttcttattttctttaccgATGCTCCCATTTATACTATTATCTAACCTACTATTGCTGTGTAAATTATCAACAGTATCGGCAAGTGGCATGATATTTGTATTCA contains these protein-coding regions:
- the LOC142329412 gene encoding uncharacterized protein LOC142329412 isoform X2: MENTQEYLSTVSEDNLRSIQGPRSANANSCEDRSMLNSQPVDSSHLEMVLLEENNKCDKCGSNYINRNCSCSTSINDTDMSVPQHLNSNGNTGNNTVMDDCCNDDITNVGQPVEITFPWIVQFKKLCIEALIMPSIKGLDELMLFYFEHVSVDVKSCYMKPNRAAKLKKSLGDVLTFFYIHYNDLKPVENSFYLNKMSILLSFYMDMEIKASRRGKESVKKISSKLLTTLYLFLDKSIDHILDSVLNAKLMIKSFREICIPILRKVLSDIPSSHSLMSSTSTYKEMMTYVRCLLTFKLWKRIVRGADQRRRINTLAESQLQPPPANIRECIKSGVLNGVLPNIPKSKKDVTQFLIQAKFNVKEKTQEFFKLIKNSSQFDLLLDADRCTFFNDVTVSSNDYNSDNNINNHQTTVSDSNCNIMDLNEMKPSNEVSNGTLNQQNSSSIVSLIDYIWHDIMKPHHGRTHHHSQLHLHNSNSNNVNLPKRYNSNINAKLINKTSKSSIKKLKQLPQNDKCPVNSEVKPKQVSTLKDKPGNLGYNNYINEGMMKKSKVPSKLGFKRGYNNLRKKSNQLRQEINSSFVGNIKKQHSVRNDIMIEKSHTGDKSVQGEEEMNTNIMPLADTVDNLHSNSRLDNSINGSIGKENKKHYELDSGGVGNGCISTVPSSAAITTSSTISNIVITTTPTAVVTTTMTTTTAVTSSSVLCNSEIISRRTNNEPNMSVSTTNSDSVAENNWNIESIRVKVEAEEMDSVVNYRPQITVSESQVVNNTENHITNSYNVINPNIAEKSVLMTDNVIIKQEEAENNENVSRRFVPQHSSLYHYNSINRMASSSMTTDTASLPSLVDEDELSEKMNAVLSLNEVENNNLPTDTLNKNHRSSNGNIFSCFTRDRLLDNKKTYTIHTTVMNPQRSSNSSVTASSSSPSSPYLKSNLPINNKMKKMLVQNTNIINTKENSKTNVLLTPKNNCFIIDKNSISSNTVLSPYGLKSLGSNKVFVTLKNPVITDNKEIFGCKSKQFGTNISSGSTFSDSSISSCNTSDIFMNNLLRKQLSTSDSLTSVGMTVSKPSYFDNLKVHDNIENFGIGNQTNDNVLSLAENPTGNVSICRGSIASTDDQSESSFGLDLSQQHHLQQSNEFINVRIAKNNGDSETKSLERCANEVSRLAEDCLDNNLSVYNDSVAVNEYNENEPVDRLDLHSQQSDVTTSEIVKELSNINDQTTRNDSVNFSQDLSSHNVSMYDNAVADIVSQHESTINLDLQQQNKMLNVPSSVSNTSSCNEVVSSCSGVGMTENVTSFLCVCDDNHSVKNTSLTVSTDDYSSNEIETKRNSNFNRSALTSPSKVIDNNLDLKQPNLNKALFTRLEPYTLQLHDKNSSKCYKIDDNKSSNYENTSSISSNNKILPFFNENKRNVFRLEQEISDKDNNYEENVSRSLEHQNDMTKKLMNIGYNYINDTCENIKRKNTKEMNEDDSLDASFDDNRSAFGGKLIIDEDFLNRSSDSEDKETTNISHLVMDISAVAQEIEVISEPKEDPVVYSEEICTDSVPKAVNFDHRNSSGNQLEKEAGDAKRSISTPVSQESEKKVPSIKIKIIQNTVQMESDTKESSGNGNESLFICEGSGKMKRVKSKRKHKDREHHASRHRSRTTSREDSGQDQESTSVPVTVNKETTESDTVTKQLSTNDNESSDNIVTVAGNLNMSRTEANRLHLSTCVMDRTLCMSQFKFRDFYSLSYEVSPSIPVPYPPHAQETEATDSEKPAIRCPCIQCSENLSILIANYKKLTQYRNARLKDDVEFRKHQNEELIKQIEKSFYGNSDKEEDSRSDSSKLGAASTADQDCSLPLKKRKTLTHLVSENSSDSVNTKPQELEECSMVPDTGNENAVKVNQEKQQETRHHHHHHHHRHHKHHRDNGKHKNSDSASKSNCVNKLFDSSNVSNFDTGDSCSSSNSNNGQEQDVIRHNSKEHHEDHLPPQSVQPVASSSGCSSHTHGLMAKSTAPSTSSNFSNDTSMAAETLLNFAYNLKQQKLKTVSVSSPQTLVSTSEDEQQMSNSNIDTVDKSQSVMERDPRIRKRSRKNAVR
- the LOC142329412 gene encoding uncharacterized protein LOC142329412 isoform X4, whose protein sequence is MKPNRAAKLKKSLGDVLTFFYIHYNDLKPVENSFYLNKMSILLSFYMDMEIKASRRGKESVKKISSKLLTTLYLFLDKSIDHILDSVLNAKLMIKSFREICIPILRKVLSDIPSSHSLMSSTSTYKEMMTYVRCLLTFKLWKRIVRGADQRRRINTLAESQLQPPPANIRECIKSGVLNGVLPNIPKSKKDVTQFLIQAKFNVKEKTQEFFKLIKNSSQFDLLLDADRCTFFNDVTVSSNDYNSDNNINNHQTTVSDSNCNIMDLNEMKPSNEVSNGTLNQQNSSSIVSLIDYIWHDIMKPHHGRTHHHSQLHLHNSNSNNVNLPKRYNSNINAKLINKTSKSSIKKLKQLPQNDKCPVNSEVKPKQVSTLKDKPGNLGYNNYINEGMMKKSKVPSKLGFKRGYNNLRKKSNQLRQEINSSFVGNIKKQHSVRNDIMIEKSHTGDKSVQGEEEMNTNIMPLADTVDNLHSNSRLDNSINGSIGKENKKHYELDSGGVGNGCISTVPSSAAITTSSTISNIVITTTPTAVVTTTMTTTTAVTSSSVLCNSEIISRRTNNEPNMSVSTTNSDSVAENNWNIESIRVKVEAEEMDSVVNYRPQITVSESQVVNNTENHITNSYNVINPNIAEKSVLMTDNVIIKQEEAENNENVSRRFVPQHSSLYHYNSINRMASSSMTTDTASLPSLVDEDELSEKMNAVLSLNEVENNNLPTDTLNKNHRSSNGNIFSCFTRDRLLDNKKTYTIHTTVMNPQRSSNSSVTASSSSPSSPYLKSNLPINNKMKKMLVQNTNIINTKENSKTNVLLTPKNNCFIIDKNSISSNTVLSPYGLKSLGSNKVFVTLKNPVITDNKEIFGCKSKQFGTNISSGSTFSDSSISSCNTSDIFMNNLLRKQLSTSDSLTSVGMTVSKPSYFDNLKVHDNIENFGIGNQTNDNVLSLAENPTGNVSICRGSIASTDDQSESSFGLDLSQQHHLQQSNEFINVRIAKNNGDSETKSLERCANEVSRLAEDCLDNNLSVYNDSVAVNEYNENEPVDRLDLHSQQSDVTTSEIVKELSNINDQTTRNDSVNFSQDLSSHNVSMYDNAVADIVSQHESTINLDLQQQNKMLNVPSSVSNTSSCNEVVSSCSGVGMTENVTSFLCVCDDNHSVKNTSLTVSTDDYSSNEIETKRNSNFNRSALTSPSKVIDNNLDLKQPNLNKALFTRLEPYTLQLHDKNSSKCYKIDDNKSSNYENTSSISSNNKILPFFNENKRNVFRLEQEISDKDNNYEENVSRSLEHQNDMTKKLMNIGYNYINDTCENIKRKNTKEMNEDDSLDASFDDNRSAFGGKLIIDEDFLNRSSDSEDKETTNISHLVMDISAVAQEIEVISEPKEDPVVYSEEICTDSVPKAVNFDHRNSSGNQLEKEAGDAKRSISTPVSQESEKKVPSIKIKIIQNTVQMESDTKESSGNGNESLFICEGSGKMKRVKSKRKHKDREHHASRHRSRTTSREDSGQDQESTSVPVTVNKETTESDTVTKQLSTNDNESSDNIVTVAGNLNMSRTEANRLHLSTCVMDRTLCMSQFKFRDFYSLSYEVSPSIPVPYPPHAQETEATDSEKPAIRCPCIQCSENLSILIANYKKLTQYRNARLKDDVEFRKHQNEELIKQIEKSFYGNSDKEEDSRSDSSKLGAASTADQDCSLPLKKRKTLTHLVSENSSDSVNTKPQELEECSMVPDTGNENAVKVNQEKQQETRHHHHHHHHRHHKHHRDNGKHKNSDSASKSNCVNKLFDSSNVSNFDTGDSCSSSNSNNGQEQDVIRHNSKEHHEDHLPPQSVQPVASSSGCSSHTHGLMAKSTAPSTSSNFSNDTSMAAETLLNFAYNLKQQKLKTVSVSSPQTLVSTSEDEQQMSNSNIDTVDKSQSVMERDPRIRKRSRKNAVR
- the LOC142329412 gene encoding uncharacterized protein LOC142329412 isoform X3, translated to MFVYVQLVSTRSQDNLFFLFSLRESQSEDNLRSIQGPRSANANSCEDRSMLNSQPVDSSHLEMVLLEENNKCDKCGSNYINRNCSCSTSINDTDMSVPQHLNSNGNTGNNTVMDDCCNDDITNVGQPVEITFPWIVQFKKLCIEALIMPSIKGLDELMLFYFEHVSVDVKSCYMKPNRAAKLKKSLGDVLTFFYIHYNDLKPVENSFYLNKMSILLSFYMDMEIKASRRGKESVKKISSKLLTTLYLFLDKSIDHILDSVLNAKLMIKSFREICIPILRKVLSDIPSSHSLMSSTSTYKEMMTYVRCLLTFKLWKRIVRGADQRRRINTLAESQLQPPPANIRECIKSGVLNGVLPNIPKSKKDVTQFLIQAKFNVKEKTQEFFKLIKNSSQFDLLLDADRCTFFNDVTVSSNDYNSDNNINNHQTTVSDSNCNIMDLNEMKPSNEVSNGTLNQQNSSSIVSLIDYIWHDIMKPHHGRTHHHSQLHLHNSNSNNVNLPKRYNSNINAKLINKTSKSSIKKLKQLPQNDKCPVNSEVKPKQVSTLKDKPGNLGYNNYINEGMMKKSKVPSKLGFKRGYNNLRKKSNQLRQEINSSFVGNIKKQHSVRNDIMIEKSHTGDKSVQGEEEMNTNIMPLADTVDNLHSNSRLDNSINGSIGKENKKHYELDSGGVGNGCISTVPSSAAITTSSTISNIVITTTPTAVVTTTMTTTTAVTSSSVLCNSEIISRRTNNEPNMSVSTTNSDSVAENNWNIESIRVKVEAEEMDSVVNYRPQITVSESQVVNNTENHITNSYNVINPNIAEKSVLMTDNVIIKQEEAENNENVSRRFVPQHSSLYHYNSINRMASSSMTTDTASLPSLVDEDELSEKMNAVLSLNEVENNNLPTDTLNKNHRSSNGNIFSCFTRDRLLDNKKTYTIHTTVMNPQRSSNSSVTASSSSPSSPYLKSNLPINNKMKKMLVQNTNIINTKENSKTNVLLTPKNNCFIIDKNSISSNTVLSPYGLKSLGSNKVFVTLKNPVITDNKEIFGCKSKQFGTNISSGSTFSDSSISSCNTSDIFMNNLLRKQLSTSDSLTSVGMTVSKPSYFDNLKVHDNIENFGIGNQTNDNVLSLAENPTGNVSICRGSIASTDDQSESSFGLDLSQQHHLQQSNEFINVRIAKNNGDSETKSLERCANEVSRLAEDCLDNNLSVYNDSVAVNEYNENEPVDRLDLHSQQSDVTTSEIVKELSNINDQTTRNDSVNFSQDLSSHNVSMYDNAVADIVSQHESTINLDLQQQNKMLNVPSSVSNTSSCNEVVSSCSGVGMTENVTSFLCVCDDNHSVKNTSLTVSTDDYSSNEIETKRNSNFNRSALTSPSKVIDNNLDLKQPNLNKALFTRLEPYTLQLHDKNSSKCYKIDDNKSSNYENTSSISSNNKILPFFNENKRNVFRLEQEISDKDNNYEENVSRSLEHQNDMTKKLMNIGYNYINDTCENIKRKNTKEMNEDDSLDASFDDNRSAFGGKLIIDEDFLNRSSDSEDKETTNISHLVMDISAVAQEIEVISEPKEDPVVYSEEICTDSVPKAVNFDHRNSSGNQLEKEAGDAKRSISTPVSQESEKKVPSIKIKIIQNTVQMESDTKESSGNGNESLFICEGSGKMKRVKSKRKHKDREHHASRHRSRTTSREDSGQDQESTSVPVTVNKETTESDTVTKQLSTNDNESSDNIVTVAGNLNMSRTEANRLHLSTCVMDRTLCMSQFKFRDFYSLSYEVSPSIPVPYPPHAQETEATDSEKPAIRCPCIQCSENLSILIANYKKLTQYRNARLKDDVEFRKHQNEELIKQIEKSFYGNSDKEEDSRSDSSKLGAASTADQDCSLPLKKRKTLTHLVSENSSDSVNTKPQELEECSMVPDTGNENAVKVNQEKQQETRHHHHHHHHRHHKHHRDNDEAFDTSHRYNHYYNKKDIIYRLPGS
- the LOC142329412 gene encoding uncharacterized protein LOC142329412 isoform X1, with translation MFVYVQLVSTRSQDNLFFLFSLRESQSEDNLRSIQGPRSANANSCEDRSMLNSQPVDSSHLEMVLLEENNKCDKCGSNYINRNCSCSTSINDTDMSVPQHLNSNGNTGNNTVMDDCCNDDITNVGQPVEITFPWIVQFKKLCIEALIMPSIKGLDELMLFYFEHVSVDVKSCYMKPNRAAKLKKSLGDVLTFFYIHYNDLKPVENSFYLNKMSILLSFYMDMEIKASRRGKESVKKISSKLLTTLYLFLDKSIDHILDSVLNAKLMIKSFREICIPILRKVLSDIPSSHSLMSSTSTYKEMMTYVRCLLTFKLWKRIVRGADQRRRINTLAESQLQPPPANIRECIKSGVLNGVLPNIPKSKKDVTQFLIQAKFNVKEKTQEFFKLIKNSSQFDLLLDADRCTFFNDVTVSSNDYNSDNNINNHQTTVSDSNCNIMDLNEMKPSNEVSNGTLNQQNSSSIVSLIDYIWHDIMKPHHGRTHHHSQLHLHNSNSNNVNLPKRYNSNINAKLINKTSKSSIKKLKQLPQNDKCPVNSEVKPKQVSTLKDKPGNLGYNNYINEGMMKKSKVPSKLGFKRGYNNLRKKSNQLRQEINSSFVGNIKKQHSVRNDIMIEKSHTGDKSVQGEEEMNTNIMPLADTVDNLHSNSRLDNSINGSIGKENKKHYELDSGGVGNGCISTVPSSAAITTSSTISNIVITTTPTAVVTTTMTTTTAVTSSSVLCNSEIISRRTNNEPNMSVSTTNSDSVAENNWNIESIRVKVEAEEMDSVVNYRPQITVSESQVVNNTENHITNSYNVINPNIAEKSVLMTDNVIIKQEEAENNENVSRRFVPQHSSLYHYNSINRMASSSMTTDTASLPSLVDEDELSEKMNAVLSLNEVENNNLPTDTLNKNHRSSNGNIFSCFTRDRLLDNKKTYTIHTTVMNPQRSSNSSVTASSSSPSSPYLKSNLPINNKMKKMLVQNTNIINTKENSKTNVLLTPKNNCFIIDKNSISSNTVLSPYGLKSLGSNKVFVTLKNPVITDNKEIFGCKSKQFGTNISSGSTFSDSSISSCNTSDIFMNNLLRKQLSTSDSLTSVGMTVSKPSYFDNLKVHDNIENFGIGNQTNDNVLSLAENPTGNVSICRGSIASTDDQSESSFGLDLSQQHHLQQSNEFINVRIAKNNGDSETKSLERCANEVSRLAEDCLDNNLSVYNDSVAVNEYNENEPVDRLDLHSQQSDVTTSEIVKELSNINDQTTRNDSVNFSQDLSSHNVSMYDNAVADIVSQHESTINLDLQQQNKMLNVPSSVSNTSSCNEVVSSCSGVGMTENVTSFLCVCDDNHSVKNTSLTVSTDDYSSNEIETKRNSNFNRSALTSPSKVIDNNLDLKQPNLNKALFTRLEPYTLQLHDKNSSKCYKIDDNKSSNYENTSSISSNNKILPFFNENKRNVFRLEQEISDKDNNYEENVSRSLEHQNDMTKKLMNIGYNYINDTCENIKRKNTKEMNEDDSLDASFDDNRSAFGGKLIIDEDFLNRSSDSEDKETTNISHLVMDISAVAQEIEVISEPKEDPVVYSEEICTDSVPKAVNFDHRNSSGNQLEKEAGDAKRSISTPVSQESEKKVPSIKIKIIQNTVQMESDTKESSGNGNESLFICEGSGKMKRVKSKRKHKDREHHASRHRSRTTSREDSGQDQESTSVPVTVNKETTESDTVTKQLSTNDNESSDNIVTVAGNLNMSRTEANRLHLSTCVMDRTLCMSQFKFRDFYSLSYEVSPSIPVPYPPHAQETEATDSEKPAIRCPCIQCSENLSILIANYKKLTQYRNARLKDDVEFRKHQNEELIKQIEKSFYGNSDKEEDSRSDSSKLGAASTADQDCSLPLKKRKTLTHLVSENSSDSVNTKPQELEECSMVPDTGNENAVKVNQEKQQETRHHHHHHHHRHHKHHRDNGKHKNSDSASKSNCVNKLFDSSNVSNFDTGDSCSSSNSNNGQEQDVIRHNSKEHHEDHLPPQSVQPVASSSGCSSHTHGLMAKSTAPSTSSNFSNDTSMAAETLLNFAYNLKQQKLKTVSVSSPQTLVSTSEDEQQMSNSNIDTVDKSQSVMERDPRIRKRSRKNAVR